In the Clostridium cellulovorans 743B genome, AAAGCTGGTTTTCCATTAGAGAAAGTGTTCTTTCACGGAAACAACAAGTCACATGAAGAGATTAAATTGGGGATAAATCTTGGAGTAGGAACCTTTGTTGTGGATAATTTATACGAGATAGAGCTTATAGATAAATATGCAAAGGAAAAAAATGTGGTCCAAAATATATATTTTAGAATCACTCCAGGTATTGAAGCTCATACTCATGATTATATTCAAACAGGACAAATCGACTCTAAATTTGGATTTACTATAGACAGTGAAGCATTGGATTTTGCTATAAAGACTGCTAAGGAAAAAGAAAATATAAAGCTTATAGGTATTCATGCACATATTGGTTCACAAATCTTTGATATCGAACCTTATGGAGATTTAGTAAGATTGATGTTTACTCTTGCAAAACGTATAAGAGATGAGTTTGATATAGATATAACAGACGTTGACCTAGGTGGTGGAATAGGAGTTTACTATACTGATGAAGACGAGCCAAAGTCAGCTCAGCAGTTCTGTGAGACAATAGTTAATAAAGCTGAAGAAATAGCTAAGGAACTTAGAATGGAGGTTCCTAGATTAGTTATAGAGCCAGGTAGATCAGTAATCGGTAATGCAGGAAGTACATTATATACCATTGGAGCTATCAAATCAGTACTAGATATAAGAAAATATGTTTCTATAGATGGTGGAATGACTGATAATATTAGACCAGCATTATACAACGCTGCTTATGAATGTGCTCTTGCAAACAGAATGAATGACGAAGAAAAAGAAGTAGTAACTGTAGCAGGAAAGTGCTGTGAATCTGGAGATATACTACTAAAAGATGTTGAGATAAATAAAGTGAACAGCGGTGATATCCTAGTGGTTCCAACTACTGGAGCTTACGGATATTCTATGAGCAATAACTATAATAAGACTCCTAAGGCTGCAGTAGTAAGCGTTATGGACGGAAATACAAAGGTTATGTGTAGAAGACAAAGCTATGAAGAATTAATTCAATTAGAAAACTAACACGT is a window encoding:
- the lysA gene encoding diaminopimelate decarboxylase; translation: MKLLGTMEVRDNELYIGGVASTELVKNYGTPLYVIDEKLVRNTCKSYYDAFKVKEGKNRVAYAGKAFLPMEMCRIINEEGLCLDVVSGGELFTAYKAGFPLEKVFFHGNNKSHEEIKLGINLGVGTFVVDNLYEIELIDKYAKEKNVVQNIYFRITPGIEAHTHDYIQTGQIDSKFGFTIDSEALDFAIKTAKEKENIKLIGIHAHIGSQIFDIEPYGDLVRLMFTLAKRIRDEFDIDITDVDLGGGIGVYYTDEDEPKSAQQFCETIVNKAEEIAKELRMEVPRLVIEPGRSVIGNAGSTLYTIGAIKSVLDIRKYVSIDGGMTDNIRPALYNAAYECALANRMNDEEKEVVTVAGKCCESGDILLKDVEINKVNSGDILVVPTTGAYGYSMSNNYNKTPKAAVVSVMDGNTKVMCRRQSYEELIQLEN